One Candidatus Bathyarchaeota archaeon genomic region harbors:
- a CDS encoding GNAT family N-acetyltransferase has translation MLVAVAYNEPAPRIYGEERDRISEEAVLEEVSDVKRVLEELGHRVALIPMGGDAESFISRLLSLRPDCIFNLCEGAYGCSVYEACFPSLYELLRIPYTGSPSTALGICLDKPRAKYMLLGAGIPTPEFHVASSLEELHGRSYRFPLMVKPSREDASIGISWGSVVSDESALRDRVGYLLERYRQPALIEEFIEGRELNVSLIGNSSPEVLSISEVDFSRLDRRFKILTYNGKWDRGSRDYAETPVICPADLDEPLKERIMELSRRAYRVLGCRGYARIDFRVADPDKPYIIDVNPNPDISRGAGFARSAEKAGIPYNQLISRIIELALEPYPRPMGSTGDIAVRWMKEGDVPHVIEILRRVGVFREREIEVAAELINAYVKGTDKDYLVYVAECNGRIAGYICFGPTPLTDGVFDVYWIAVDPRFQERGIGRRLISCAEEYARSRGGRKIMVETSSRREYGPARSLYEEMGYREAARILDFYSQGDTKIIYEKGLGKKLDNRGVGREGIEE, from the coding sequence ATGCTGGTCGCCGTCGCCTATAATGAGCCTGCGCCTAGGATCTACGGGGAGGAACGCGACAGGATCTCCGAGGAGGCCGTCCTGGAGGAGGTCTCCGATGTTAAGAGGGTCCTCGAGGAGCTCGGCCACCGCGTCGCCCTTATACCCATGGGGGGCGATGCGGAATCGTTCATCTCCAGGCTCCTATCCCTCAGGCCCGACTGCATATTCAACCTTTGCGAGGGCGCCTACGGCTGCAGCGTCTACGAGGCTTGCTTCCCATCCCTATACGAGTTGCTGAGGATCCCATACACGGGATCCCCCTCCACGGCCTTGGGGATCTGCCTCGACAAGCCCAGGGCTAAGTATATGCTGCTGGGGGCGGGTATACCCACGCCTGAGTTCCATGTGGCCTCGAGCCTCGAGGAGCTGCATGGGCGTTCCTATAGGTTCCCCCTCATGGTTAAGCCCAGCCGGGAGGACGCCAGCATAGGGATATCCTGGGGGAGCGTAGTATCCGACGAGTCGGCGCTCAGGGACAGGGTCGGATACCTCCTGGAAAGGTATCGCCAGCCGGCGCTTATAGAGGAGTTCATAGAGGGGAGGGAGCTGAACGTATCCCTGATCGGCAACTCTTCCCCGGAGGTCCTATCCATCTCGGAGGTGGACTTCTCGAGGCTGGATCGAAGGTTCAAGATCCTAACCTACAATGGTAAATGGGATAGGGGAAGCCGTGATTACGCTGAGACCCCCGTCATATGCCCCGCGGACTTGGATGAGCCCTTAAAGGAGAGGATAATGGAGCTCTCCAGGAGGGCTTACAGGGTACTCGGCTGCAGGGGATACGCGAGGATAGACTTCAGGGTGGCGGACCCGGATAAACCCTACATCATAGATGTGAACCCCAACCCTGACATATCCAGGGGAGCGGGCTTCGCGAGATCCGCTGAGAAGGCGGGGATACCCTATAATCAATTGATAAGCCGAATAATAGAGCTCGCCCTAGAACCCTACCCTAGACCCATGGGATCCACGGGAGACATCGCTGTGAGATGGATGAAGGAGGGGGATGTCCCCCATGTGATCGAGATCCTGAGGAGGGTGGGCGTGTTCAGGGAGAGGGAGATCGAAGTCGCTGCGGAGCTCATAAACGCCTACGTTAAGGGGACGGATAAAGACTACCTGGTCTACGTGGCTGAATGCAATGGGAGGATAGCCGGATACATCTGTTTCGGGCCCACACCCCTGACGGATGGAGTCTTCGACGTCTACTGGATCGCCGTAGACCCCAGGTTCCAGGAGAGAGGTATCGGGAGGAGGCTCATATCCTGTGCTGAGGAGTATGCGAGGAGCCGGGGAGGCAGGAAGATCATGGTGGAGACCTCCTCGAGGAGGGAGTATGGGCCGGCCAGGTCCCTGTACGAGGAGATGGGCTACAGGGAGGCGGCGAGGATACTGGACTTCTACTCCCAAGGGGACACTAAAATCATATATGAGAAAGGGTTAGGGAAGAAGCTGGATAATAGAGGGGTAGGAAGGGAAGGGATCGAGGAGTAA
- a CDS encoding ATP-grasp domain-containing protein codes for MRVAVCYNERPGSGSSTGSPAEGSSEEASEPPPLFSESYAEFDDRRTIEAVRNALARFHEVDLVEADESAYMRFLEARPDIVFNMAEGLRGPYREAFIPSILEFLGIPYTGSGPLTLSICLDKCLTKQILSFHGVPTPEFRLAPSIGEVDEVVRGWGFYPCIVKPVHEGSSIGVWNDSVVEDPRQLSDRLRRAVSRYGQPAMVERLLPGREFTVGILGNGREAKILPLVEILFESLPEGAKPIYSYEAKWIWDTPLKPLDIFECPAQVDEELSIEVERTALTAYNALGCRDWARIDIRLDERGVPNVLEVNPLPGILPDPRDNSCMPKAARAAGMEYDDLILTVLEIACRRYGMRTVELNAI; via the coding sequence ATGCGTGTAGCGGTCTGCTACAATGAAAGGCCTGGATCCGGTTCTTCCACCGGATCCCCCGCGGAGGGTTCCTCCGAGGAGGCCTCCGAGCCTCCGCCTTTATTCTCGGAGAGCTACGCTGAATTTGACGATAGGCGTACGATAGAGGCGGTTAGGAATGCATTGGCCAGGTTCCATGAGGTGGACCTGGTCGAGGCCGACGAATCGGCTTATATGAGGTTCCTTGAAGCCCGGCCGGACATTGTCTTCAACATGGCGGAGGGGTTGAGGGGTCCTTACCGGGAAGCGTTCATCCCCTCCATCCTGGAGTTCCTTGGGATACCCTATACGGGATCTGGACCTCTCACGTTATCGATATGCCTGGACAAATGCCTCACGAAGCAGATCCTCAGCTTCCACGGCGTGCCTACCCCTGAGTTCAGGCTGGCCCCATCGATCGGGGAGGTCGACGAGGTGGTGAGGGGTTGGGGCTTCTACCCGTGCATAGTTAAGCCGGTCCATGAAGGGTCGAGTATAGGCGTGTGGAACGATTCAGTGGTTGAGGATCCCCGCCAGCTCTCGGATAGGCTTAGGAGGGCTGTCTCCCGTTACGGGCAGCCCGCCATGGTGGAGCGCCTGCTCCCCGGGAGGGAGTTCACCGTGGGTATCCTGGGGAACGGGAGGGAGGCGAAGATCCTCCCCCTAGTCGAGATCCTGTTCGAGAGCCTGCCTGAGGGGGCTAAGCCCATCTACTCCTACGAGGCAAAGTGGATCTGGGACACACCCTTAAAACCCTTGGATATATTCGAATGCCCCGCCCAGGTGGATGAGGAGCTCTCCATAGAGGTTGAGAGGACCGCCCTGACAGCCTATAATGCCCTGGGGTGCCGCGACTGGGCGAGGATAGACATCCGCCTGGATGAGAGGGGGGTTCCGAACGTCTTGGAGGTGAACCCCCTCCCGGGGATACTCCCCGACCCCAGGGATAATTCGTGCATGCCCAAGGCGGCGAGGGCGGCTGGGATGGAGTACGACGACCTCATCCTAACCGTCCTCGAGATAGCCTGCAGGAGATACGGGATGAGAACGGTCGAGTTGAACGCGATCTAG
- a CDS encoding HEPN domain-containing protein: protein MSHHEVSLLRNRSLRMLNSAKNCLHGGDYDIAAFMAEQALQLYLKSPILELTGEVPRVHAARQLIRVLRDLSDKPEDIDDFVRRKRSLLIRLEEAYIGSRYLPRIYEGDEAEELVAFAEEAIRFAEENVKGKG, encoded by the coding sequence ATGAGTCATCACGAAGTCAGCCTTCTCAGGAATAGATCCCTAAGGATGCTCAATTCAGCTAAAAACTGTCTGCATGGCGGGGATTACGATATCGCGGCGTTCATGGCTGAACAAGCCTTACAGCTTTACCTGAAATCCCCCATCTTGGAGTTAACGGGCGAGGTGCCCCGCGTCCACGCCGCGAGGCAGCTGATACGGGTACTCAGAGATCTATCAGATAAGCCCGAGGACATCGACGATTTCGTGAGGAGGAAGAGAAGCCTACTGATCAGGCTTGAGGAAGCCTACATAGGCTCCCGCTATCTACCTCGAATATACGAGGGAGACGAGGCTGAGGAGCTTGTGGCCTTTGCCGAGGAGGCGATAAGGTTTGCTGAGGAGAATGTTAAGGGCAAGGGTTGA
- a CDS encoding KamA family radical SAM protein, which produces MELLEKRRISFDVPAEDWGDWHWQLRNRLRNLEDLERYFHLTRDEVEGVKLALQGRTLPLGITPYFASLMDPVDPGCPLRRQGIPTSKEGVVGSWDMVDPLAEDADSPVPHLVHRYPDRVLLLVTNNCPMFCRYCTRRRIVGQTGEVPLQELEPAYDYIRRHRRIRDVLISGGDPLTMSTERLEEILGRIREISHVEIVRIGTRAPVTLPMRIDDELLSMLRRYHPIWMSLHFTHPMEITPEVEAACNKLADAGIPLGSQTVLLKGINDSPLTMKRLVHKLLTMRVRPYYLYQCDSARGISHFKTPVRKGIEIIESLRGFTSGYAVPTYVIDAPGGGGKIPVSPNYLLMYEHGRVLLRNYKGYIYEYRER; this is translated from the coding sequence TTGGAGCTGCTGGAGAAGCGGAGGATAAGCTTCGACGTCCCCGCGGAGGATTGGGGCGACTGGCATTGGCAGCTCAGGAATAGGCTGAGAAACCTCGAGGACCTCGAGAGATACTTCCACCTCACGAGGGATGAGGTGGAGGGCGTGAAGCTCGCGCTCCAGGGTAGGACGCTACCCCTAGGGATCACCCCATACTTCGCCTCATTGATGGATCCGGTTGACCCGGGCTGCCCCCTGAGGAGGCAAGGGATACCCACCTCCAAGGAGGGCGTGGTGGGGTCATGGGATATGGTGGATCCCCTAGCCGAGGACGCCGACTCCCCGGTCCCGCATCTAGTACACAGGTATCCGGACAGGGTCCTATTGCTGGTGACGAATAACTGCCCCATGTTCTGCAGGTATTGTACGCGTAGGCGCATCGTGGGGCAGACCGGGGAGGTACCCCTTCAGGAGCTGGAGCCCGCCTACGACTACATCAGGAGGCATAGGAGGATCCGGGACGTATTGATATCCGGCGGCGACCCATTAACCATGTCCACGGAGAGGCTTGAGGAGATATTGGGGAGGATAAGGGAGATAAGCCATGTGGAGATAGTCCGGATAGGGACCAGGGCCCCCGTCACCCTCCCCATGAGGATAGACGATGAGCTCCTCTCCATGCTGAGGAGGTACCATCCCATATGGATGAGCCTCCACTTCACGCATCCCATGGAGATAACCCCTGAGGTGGAGGCGGCGTGCAACAAATTGGCCGATGCAGGGATACCCCTCGGAAGCCAGACGGTGCTCCTCAAGGGCATAAACGATTCGCCGCTCACCATGAAGAGGCTGGTCCATAAGCTCCTCACCATGAGGGTGAGACCCTACTACCTTTATCAATGCGACTCGGCGCGAGGCATATCCCACTTCAAAACCCCGGTGAGGAAGGGGATAGAGATAATCGAGAGCCTGAGGGGCTTCACATCGGGATACGCGGTCCCAACCTACGTCATAGACGCCCCCGGCGGGGGAGGTAAGATACCCGTATCACCGAATTACCTGTTGATGTATGAGCATGGAAGGGTCCTCCTAAGAAACTATAAAGGGTACATATACGAGTATAGGGAGAGGTGA
- a CDS encoding AbrB/MazE/SpoVT family DNA-binding domain-containing protein: MRIKVKLGEKGQLVIPKIVREHIGLHEKGYAVIEVKEKSLEIKPLTKEDIVKEWREIAERYGGDLIKLGWVYGDKLYEEEFG; the protein is encoded by the coding sequence ATGAGAATTAAAGTTAAACTTGGAGAGAAAGGCCAGTTAGTTATACCAAAGATTGTAAGAGAACATATAGGTCTGCATGAAAAGGGTTACGCCGTAATTGAAGTGAAAGAGAAATCTCTAGAGATAAAACCGCTTACTAAAGAAGATATAGTGAAGGAATGGAGGGAGATAGCTGAGAGATATGGTGGCGACCTAATAAAGCTGGGATGGGTGTATGGCGATAAACTTTACGAAGAGGAATTTGGATGA
- a CDS encoding nucleotidyltransferase domain-containing protein — protein MLRARVELRELARDWRSWCKAIAEAAEKTLGSSRVYVFGSAAEGYATGGSDVDVLVVAGRLPRSFRLRGEIKARIEEEAGLPLYHPFEIHLATWKEAEANPIYREAIEKGKIINAQGLDSMKPIGESFGESRGRLPDRSLGQR, from the coding sequence ATGTTAAGGGCAAGGGTTGAGTTGAGGGAGCTTGCCCGGGACTGGCGGAGCTGGTGTAAAGCCATCGCCGAAGCCGCGGAGAAGACCCTCGGTTCAAGCCGCGTCTATGTCTTCGGCAGCGCCGCCGAGGGATATGCGACAGGGGGAAGCGACGTAGACGTACTGGTGGTCGCCGGAAGACTGCCCCGTAGCTTCAGGTTAAGAGGAGAAATTAAAGCTAGGATAGAGGAGGAGGCAGGCCTCCCCCTCTATCATCCATTCGAGATACATCTGGCAACTTGGAAGGAGGCCGAGGCGAACCCCATATACCGGGAGGCGATCGAGAAGGGAAAAATCATCAATGCACAGGGACTGGACTCCATGAAACCCATAGGAGAAAGCTTCGGGGAGAGCCGCGGACGATTACCGGATAGATCCCTAGGGCAGAGATGA